In Luteitalea sp. TBR-22, one genomic interval encodes:
- a CDS encoding response regulator: METPTRIMVVEAHAPMREGVAQLICSQTDMVLVGRAASVEAALFAYAGCLPDITILDSRLANGEGLLGLRLLLDEHPDARVIVMTTYDHDLNVDAILDAGARAVLLKATLRHELLPLIRRVRAGE; the protein is encoded by the coding sequence GTGGAGACGCCGACGCGGATCATGGTGGTCGAAGCTCACGCGCCGATGCGCGAGGGCGTGGCGCAGCTGATCTGCAGCCAGACCGACATGGTCTTGGTCGGCCGTGCGGCGTCGGTCGAGGCGGCGCTCTTCGCCTACGCTGGCTGCCTGCCGGACATCACCATCCTCGACAGTCGACTGGCCAACGGCGAGGGTCTGCTGGGACTGCGATTGCTCCTCGACGAGCACCCCGACGCCCGCGTGATCGTGATGACCACCTACGATCACGATCTGAACGTCGACGCCATCCTCGACGCCGGTGCGCGCGCCGTCCTGCTCAAGGCGACCCTCCGCCACGAGCTGCTT